From Longimicrobium sp., a single genomic window includes:
- a CDS encoding sugar kinase, with protein sequence MKRVVCFGELMLRLSPPGDERLFQSPALRTFFGGSEANVAVSLAHLGVRSDYVTRLPSNAVGDAALGALRAEGVGVRGVVRGGERLGIYFVESGADLRPMRVVYDRAGSAFSALDPSEIDWESLLHGAAWLHLSGITPALGEGPARAAAQAAEAARSLGVRVSVDLNYRPALWKGRDPIPVMRPLVAGASVLVGNPGAAAAMLGVGAGAEASESIRQSAERIAEELGIATVALTRREVISASEHGWSTLLYDRRTAELHTSRRYQVRVVDRVGGGDSFAAALIFALLQGRECKDAMEFATAASALKLTIPGDFNRVSADEVERVLHSTH encoded by the coding sequence ATGAAGCGCGTCGTCTGCTTCGGCGAGCTCATGCTGCGCCTCTCGCCCCCGGGCGACGAGCGCCTCTTCCAGTCGCCCGCGCTGCGCACCTTCTTCGGCGGCAGCGAGGCGAACGTGGCGGTGAGCCTGGCGCACCTCGGCGTGCGCAGCGACTACGTCACGCGCCTCCCCTCCAACGCCGTCGGCGACGCCGCGCTTGGCGCCCTGCGCGCGGAAGGGGTGGGCGTGCGCGGCGTGGTGCGCGGCGGCGAGCGGCTGGGGATCTACTTCGTGGAATCGGGCGCCGACCTGCGCCCCATGCGCGTCGTCTACGACCGCGCGGGCTCCGCGTTCAGCGCTCTGGATCCGTCCGAGATCGACTGGGAGAGCCTGCTGCACGGCGCGGCCTGGCTGCACCTTTCGGGAATCACCCCCGCGCTGGGCGAGGGTCCCGCGCGGGCCGCCGCGCAGGCCGCGGAAGCCGCGCGCTCGCTGGGCGTGCGCGTGAGCGTGGACCTCAACTACCGCCCCGCGCTGTGGAAGGGCCGCGACCCCATCCCCGTGATGCGCCCGCTGGTCGCCGGCGCCAGCGTGCTGGTGGGGAACCCCGGCGCGGCGGCCGCCATGCTCGGCGTCGGCGCGGGCGCCGAGGCGTCCGAGAGCATCCGCCAGAGCGCGGAGCGGATCGCGGAGGAGCTGGGGATCGCCACGGTGGCGCTCACCCGGCGCGAAGTCATCTCCGCCAGCGAGCACGGCTGGAGCACCCTGCTCTACGACCGGCGCACGGCGGAGCTCCACACCAGCCGCCGCTACCAGGTGCGCGTGGTGGACCGCGTGGGCGGCGGCGACAGCTTCGCGGCCGCGCTCATTTTCGCCCTGCTGCAAGGGCGCGAGTGCAAGGACGCGATGGAGTTCGCCACCGCCGCCAGC